From Punica granatum isolate Tunisia-2019 chromosome 1, ASM765513v2, whole genome shotgun sequence:
CAAATGCATGGGAAAAAAATCTTGCCGtccttaaaaaaattcaaaaaagtcTTTGCAATTGAAATATCGGTGTAATTACGAATGTATTGCCGACGGTGGTTGACGATAATTGATATGTTATTCATAATACGCTCACAACTACACAAGTTTCGAGTGCGTAACTTGAAGGAGCCAAATCATTCCTTATGCATTTGTCCGGGGAGAAGCCCCTATTGAAAATGCCAAAATGGATTCGTCTATGGGCCCGAATCTTCCAGCTGCAGGCCCAGTGTCCGATGAATTGGGTACTTAGCAGCCCaagaaaatatgaaagaaGCTTAAATGGGCTTTTTGGTCTAAAACTGCAGAAAAATTGGGCCTCTACGTAGGCCCAGAAAGCGACTTTTAAAGCCTAGATAGACTAGATTGACTGGACACAGACAAACCATGTTACAACATATTTATTCCTAAAATGTCTAATTATAACATATTGTGTTTTGATTCCCACAAGTCGATTCTTGATCCTAATCTCGTAAAACCACACATATCCCTAATGGAAATATCCCCTGATCTAGGATACATGTcgagaaattcaaataaaaatataacagAAAAAAGTAAAGCTAAGTATAACTAGACGAATCACATTGAACTTGCGGTGTGATGTGACTGTATAATCATGCTAGGGATCTTAACTTCTCATGAATTAATGGAGATGAACACAGGAAATGAATTGACTTCCATTGAGTTGCTTTACCTGTCTGAGGAAAAAAGGGAAGTTACCGTTTAAGATAGAAAAATAGAAGGCATATGCTTGTTCCCCTTTATTACTGCTCACCGGTCACTGCGGCAAAATTCGCCTTGGTGTTGGGTCTTCTCGTGAATTTGGCATCTGGTAATTGCTGTAAGTGTACTCTGTTTGATGTGATAGATCGTATCACTTCCTTTGTTTTTTGCTGACAGCAAGCCCAGTCCCTATGGCACGTTAGAAAGCCAAGAAGAAGTCACTAGAAACTACATTAGGCATCCCATGGTTTTCAATATGGCACGTTCGAACTGAAGTCTGAAAGGTCTTTCGTCTCTCGGTATGTTTTATTAATGCAGTTTGCTGTGATTATGTGCACGTCGAGTTAGATTACTACATGCCATTTTCACTGTTCTCATCGATTTGATGTCTATTTTTCGACTGATATTGTTGGACATGCTTTGTTGTAACAATACGAACTTCTCGCCATCGGTTTCCATGCGAAGTctatcttttatatatatatatataagatagaTCAGCTCAACTAGAATAATTCGAACGCAGAGCCCCTGACCATTTCAAGCTATAGGCGCCATGCAGATTTACAGTGAGTTTTCCTAATCGAAAGCCGACGGCGACTTGCTCCATTAGGACGAAATTATATCTGCCATGTAAAGGTTGTTCTTCGTGTTTATATAGATCACAACCCTTGATATTATCAGTGGCCGGACTTCATCACTCTTCTACTATGAAAGGGCAGACATAGGGGAGAAGGATAGGTCCTCTCACGAGACAAGGTTCCTTTGCAGTTGAAAATTCGGTGCAATTACGAGTGCGTGACGAACGTCAATTGTCCGTTGCCTTAGGAAAGGAAATAAAGCTTGTCGTCGATATACAGAAATTGGTGTTCACGACATACTCACAACTTGACGAATTTTGTGGACGACGACCTCATGGAGCCAAATCCCTCTTCACCTATTCCCCCCCAACCCcaaccaaaaaacaaaaaaaatctataaaatatgGTTTCAAATCGATAGCCCTGAATCTTCCAGCTGAAGACCCAGCATTGAGATGCATTGGGCCTTTGTCGGCCCAATAAAAGATGAATGGAGATTTAATGGGCCTTTTTGGGCTAAAGCTGCTGAACAGATTGGGCCTCCAAGGTAGGTCTAGAAAGCCTCCGGTCAAAcctccctcttttttttttttttttaattaagtcCTACTATTCAAGTCTAGATTTCATTGGAACATAAACCTTCTTTGGCAGGTTAGTAGAGATGTACGGGAGTGGTCGTCATCGTCGGCATCTCTAGGATTGGCTGTTTGCCAAGGGGTGGCCATGGCACTCAACGGAACATCGATGAGGGTGGTTGGCCTTATTGACGACGACGGGTGTGATCAGATTGATGTGCCGATTATAGTATATTACTACGGGCACTCTTTCTAAAATGGGCTTTTCGAAGGAAGTTTTTTACCACAATTTTTCAAGAAGCTTTCCATTTCATTTTATCTTgcaataaaaatggaaaattgcGTTATGGGGGTGGTTCTAATATTGACTTGATGAAGAAACCAACTCGTGGATAGAATCAAAACCATTTCTCGTTAAATACGCGGGATGATTTTCCTACAAGTCAGATCTTTGAACATAATCTTGCAAAGCAGCGGGAATCTCTAAACAAAAGCAACGATCAAATCTAATAttctgtttggttttaggataaaaaagaaaccattacaaaaattaattattctttttcatttttagaaaaattttgtATTAGGTATGTGTCAAGCATTAAATTCaaataagaatattatttatttgtaataaattttttgaccttttttttttttttacaaaacaacacggtttgatttaatttttatcacATCTGTCGGTAGAGGTGCACTGCATCTTATAAGCCTTGCTGAGGCTATAAAGAGCTTACCGCAGCAGGATTAGCTTGTTGAGGTTCGACATACTTTCAGGGAAGGGAATGCATGCGCTGATTGGATGGCTCGGCTGGCGATTCAATTGTCACTTGGTTCCTACTTCTTCTCTAATCCTTTGCCAACATTAATTCGCTACTTTTTGCAACATTGTCGAGGCTTCATTATCTCGCTTTTGCTTACTGTAATTTTCTTTCATCTTTCCGTTTCATCATTTGAGCTTTTGCTCCGGTTAGTCTAccggaaaaaaagaatgaaaagtttgaattatttttcacaacatcaattttttttggtaaaaattGATAAAGCACGAGGTGAAATGCCATGTTTATATGGAGAAATACACCTgataatacttttttttccccttacaTGAAGCACAATTTTGAAAGATTGACCTCGCTTAGCATGATTCTGACTTCAACATGTGTAAGAGTGTCAAAAAATGGCCCACTTCAACTTCTGTaacatttttatgaaaaaataaatttgcgCTACATGTAAAAATGTTCAAAATATTTGTGCTATCCgataaaattgaaacaaaatgtGTTGCtttgtgaaaaataaaagcaaaaaCATGTACTATATATTGTAATGTACGTATGACCTGTGACTAATTATAAGTGGACCGATCACATCAAACGTGTGATAATGCCGTCGAGCCAAATGACCTTGTCTAAATTCTCAATTATAATTAGATCACGATGATTGGGACGTTTATACTTGGGCCCGCATAAAGGACCTAATCAGAAATATCTAACACTTTCTGGGTCACATGGGAAATGAGAGCAAAATTCAGGGACCGAACAGAAAAAACTTCCATTGTTGCAGCTCCGGAGCTATAAACCTCTGCAAACCCCCGGAAACGGATTCTCTCTGCGTGCAGCCATTACCGGAAATAGGAAGAAGAATTGCTCAGCTCAGTTCGGCTTACGCCCGATGAAGAAATGCCCTCCTCCTCCAAGCTGAGCTCCTTGATCCGTACAGCTCGCATATGCTCCTCCAAGCAATCTCCTTCCTCTGCCGCTCCCGCTCCTCCTTCTTCATCGCTGGTCACATCGGCAGAGAAGACGAAGCTCGAGGCCGTTGGGTCGTCtgcatcctcctcctcctcttctgtcaGTCATGTTGTGCCCATGACCCTCCTCCGGTTGAAGAAATCCTCCAAGCCGTCCGCCCGCTCCAAGAAGTCCTCTCTCAAGCGGACCGGTGATCTCCAGGTCACGAACCTGAACCTCGGCGGATCCGATTTCGGTAAGTGTCGAAGTGATTGTTAGAGTCGATGTTTCTCTGCATAGAGATTGGGTAAATGGCACGTTTCTTGGGGAATAAGGATTGTGGAAGAGTGGAAATGCATGGAATGGAAATAATACTACACTCTGAAATGCTTGTTTGATGACTACTTTGCTCATCTGAAATAGATTGGAATCCCTCACGTGATCCCTCAGATTATGTGATGAAAGGCATTCGATTTATCTGTTCAAACACCGCGGACTATGCCATTGAAGAATCCGTGTGATTTCCAGGCATTTGTGGTGTCGACTATTGGGTTGAAGTGGAGATGTCGAATGTGAATTAGCTATTATTTGTTGCGCTCTTGGTTTCAGAAGACACTGACTTCAACTCTCATTTCTTGGGTCTTCATATCCTGTAGATTACTTGGCGAGGAAGCAGCTTTCTACGGATATTTCTTCTGTGCTAATCGGTAAGTGATAGTCCATAATAAAGACGAACACATTTCTGATGCTATGTGCATGTTCAGTCTTTGCTAATTCACAGTTTTTGCTGTTGAAGTAGTTTCATGCTTTTTCTCTGTGATGGTGCGATTGATCATTCAATAGGAAAGGTTGAGTGCATCAAAGCATAATTTCTCATGAATGAAAATAAACATAGAAAGTGATTGATTCTCATTGCGGCGCTTTTCCTGTGTGAGGAAAAAAGGAGAAGTTACTGTTTAAGAGAGAAAACAGAAGGCATttgtcttttctttctttagtTACTCAGTGGTCAGTCCGGCAAAATTCCCACCTTGGTGCTGAGTCTTCTCATGAAGTTGGCATCTAATAATTGCTGAAAACTTACTCTATTTGATGCCATTAATTGTTTCACTCCCTTTCCTTTGCAGACAGCTCACCTAGTCCAAATGTCATGCCAGAAGTTGAGAAGTCGTCACTACATACTGTGTTAGATGTACCATGGTTTCAAACATTGAACCCCATGATTTCGTTGCACCAGAAAGAAGTATCACGCGAAAGAAAACTGAAGTGGGTCTTTAAATGCACTCAAGATCGCCGTTTTcagcaattaattaaaacatgtACACGAAAGATAGGCGCAGAGGCCGCCCTGACGGTCTTTGGGAAACTGGGTCGCGAAACTGGAATTAAGGAGTACAATGCATTCATAGATGTTTGCATACAGAAGGCTAGAGCtactgatgatgatgatgatgatgttgcaTCACAAGAAATCTACAAGGCTTATCAGCTCTTAAGCTTGATGAAAGAGCGTGGGTACCAACTTGAAGAGGCCACTTATGGTCCAGTTCTGATGTACATGATCCATATGGGTATGGAGCAAGGATTCTACTTAGTCACTGAACTTGTCAAGGGCGATACAGCCTATACGAACTCGAAGTTCAGTTATTATGAGATGCTTCTGTATATTAATATGGAACATGGCGAAAAGATTCAGCAACTTTGCGACAATGCTATATCCAGTGATGAGGACAACAAACATGATCTAATAGGTATGTGGTTGGTACTGCTAAAATGTGTCATGGACAAGTTATTGATGTGGACTATGCGGACTCTGTGAGTTCTGAAGCTTTTTGTTTGTCTTGTATGCGGACAGATGTTGGATTTGCCTTGTTCCTTTCTCACTTTTTTGCTTTCATTTCAAgttgttctttctttttgaaCTGAATTTGGAAGACCTTTTATCTCCCAAAAGTGGTTTTGTTGCAATTGGTAATGACCTGTAATAGTATAGGAAGCTTTACTGTTTGATTCTATGCATGCAGAAGGCGGGATTCACTTTATGCCATTTTACTGTTTGATATTGTGGAAGGTGCTTTCTTTTAACAATACAAGCATCCCGCCATGATTTGAGTATCCATGTGCTCTAGTTGATTTTATAAGGAgaaatttatttactattgacttggaaaacgtacGAACGAGTGATGTGGGATCTGGCATAATTGTGCGGTCTCTTAGGGTGACCTTACATTCTTTAAataatttgataatatattaatttatccaCTTGAATTCTCTTCTCCCCAGTCTTTCTAGTTCGCCATATCCTTTGTATTCAGCATTATTTTGATGGTGCAGGACATTACTTGGTGGCACTAGGCGAGAGCGGAAGTCACAGAGAGGAGATTTCACGCTTGTCGGACGCTGTAGACCTTATGAGCATCTCATCAAGGAGTTTGTTGGTGAAaatcttcaagtccttgggaAGACAACAACGAGAGTCAACTGCTGAAAAGTTTCTTCTGGCAATTAAAGACTATGGTATATCTGcattcttccttcttgctaCTGGGGCTCTTAATACTCTTTTCTGTTTATGGCAAGCAAATTCATGCATGTTACTGTAAATTATCATGATAATGCAATCACCGCCTCTCAATTAATGTCGCGAGCTTCTGAGTTGGCATCTACTGCAGTGTTGTTCTCtatattagtttttattttaaatgcATCACATGTTATCTGGATTTAAATGTGAACTGCTTAATGTGTTTTGCAGGTGGAGAAGTGAAGGACGCAacagattttatttttcactatGCTGCTAACCTGCCAAACTTACTGGTGAGGACCTTCTCATGTTGCTACTGGTTATGTTCATGAGGCTGTATTGTATGAAGCATTTGCGGCTTTGCAGTGAGCTCATTTTCACAAGCTTCAAAGCGGTGCACTCTTCCTTTTGTACATGCTGATGCCATAAATGCTTATTCAAATATTCGTTACTAGTTATATCATCAGGTCTACAAATTTTGATATCTCTGTCATTAAAGGTTGAGGATGTGATTTTGAAGTATAAAAACCTTCACAAGAAACTCGAAGTGGCGCCTTCATCTACTTCTTATGGAAAGCTTATCACTCACTGTTGCAATCTACATGAGGTACGAAGATTCGTCTTGTGGATGAAATAGAGAAACATTGTCTTAGTTATTATAAATCAgttcgattttctttttagcTTTACTATAACcagtatataataaataaataaataaataaaaataaaaaatattgttaCCTGACTCAGTTCTCCAATTGTAGGTGTACATTGCGCTTGATATAGCTGACGAAATGGGTGAAGTTGGCCTGACCTTGTCCCTTGAAGTCTTACATGCCATATTGCATGCGTGTGAGGAGGCATATGAGTATACTGTGGTATACAATTTTTGTTTACTCTCGTGGCTGTTcgatgaaattaattattgtaaaTGCTTAGAAGTTTATTGATATTTGTATAAGAAGAATATGATGAATGGAGAGCAGGGAGTGAGCGAGTGCATGAGGAGATATAT
This genomic window contains:
- the LOC116192035 gene encoding pentatricopeptide repeat-containing protein At4g04790, mitochondrial, producing MPSSSKLSSLIRTARICSSKQSPSSAAPAPPSSSLVTSAEKTKLEAVGSSASSSSSSVSHVVPMTLLRLKKSSKPSARSKKSSLKRTGDLQVTNLNLGGSDFDYLARKQLSTDISSVLIDSSPSPNVMPEVEKSSLHTVLDVPWFQTLNPMISLHQKEVSRERKLKWVFKCTQDRRFQQLIKTCTRKIGAEAALTVFGKLGRETGIKEYNAFIDVCIQKARATDDDDDDVASQEIYKAYQLLSLMKERGYQLEEATYGPVLMYMIHMGMEQGFYLVTELVKGDTAYTNSKFSYYEMLLYINMEHGEKIQQLCDNAISSDEDNKHDLIGHYLVALGESGSHREEISRLSDAVDLMSISSRSLLVKIFKSLGRQQRESTAEKFLLAIKDYGGEVKDATDFIFHYAANLPNLLVEDVILKYKNLHKKLEVAPSSTSYGKLITHCCNLHEVYIALDIADEMGEVGLTLSLEVLHAILHACEEAYEYTVVPRIRSLICCQNLSPSHETFRCLINFATRMKDFSAAYDMLKDLEKFNLKHTATIYNTVMAGFFREKNVSGAKMVLRQMEAAGLKPDSQTFSYLISNSDSEEDIVKYYEEMKQGGVQPTKQVYLSLISAYAACGQFEMAKQVIDAKGIPVKYLNEIKSALASALASNDKISDALDVYDEIKRNKGNLEPKAALSIIDSLQREDGQLDRLFEVLKELEDADMESWTDGCCRVLLNCVRFDHISVAVDLLKQLQELIRGDEMGMEVIIDEVFSIVPDGEPALLRSGLDLFRAIKKELGVSPSRKVYDFLLSACVYAKDLKNALFIWREHQDADLPYNVLSFLRMYQALMACGDYKTAQVFRKKIPKDDPHVRYILEEYDKIYVDSASQSTERKKKKKKKKKKKRKG